The following proteins are encoded in a genomic region of Xenopus laevis strain J_2021 chromosome 3L, Xenopus_laevis_v10.1, whole genome shotgun sequence:
- the LOC108711235 gene encoding podocalyxin, translating to MAKLNLLLGILWAVGCSTLSMAQQSTVSVATSTPDNSVTTALISDKATASTMKPTTATVAAVSTTPANIASSSVTTTTSSSETSASVSNTPNPVSASVTPANTAKGTTTGKTDSAMMSSAAPSAQPSLKPTATSPAGNSVSSQETSKITATTIKQEQSSPAEPTSTAAQQSTTIQAQETAPTNRSTIYSSFTSPTSLPTTNATSKMAASANSTIESLTTSLPTGSVNGTPAVDANTTFLTTTFQTSTKTSVTKMNIKVICQKKVFDNTNLKLKTNVSRSCNSDIIKDQYEDLQKMCKAVRPVMESTEQCNIVLGYNDKWIDRVEVLDVAVETRLTQNALHEALKNLTDEGGKSLFLTNKIETIDEDWLSMPLIITIVCLAVSLLLIAAIYGCWHQRQTHKREQRLTEELQTMENGYHDNPTLEVMETAPEMQEKKGGLNGELGDSWIVPLDNLREDLEEEEDTHL from the exons GATGCAGCACATTGTCCATGGCACAGCAGTCTACAGTCAGTGTGGCAACTTCAACACCGGACAATTCAGTCACTACAGCCTTAATTTCAGACAAGGCAACTGCATCAACTATGAAGCCTACAACTGCTACTGTTGCTGCTGTATCAACCACACCAGCAAACATTGCCAGTAGTTCTGTAACCACTACAACATCAAGCTCTGAAACAAGTGCCTCAGTCTCCAACACCCCCAATCCTGTTAGCGCTTCAGTAACACCAGCCAATACAGCAAAAGGAACTACAACTGGGAAAACAGATTCGGCTATGATGTCTTCTGCAGCTCCTTCAGCCCAGCCTTCATTAAAACCCACAGCAACCAGCCCTGCAGGAAATTCTGTATCATCTCAAG aaACTTCCAAGATCACTGCGACAACAATTAAGCAAGAGCAGTCATCTCCAGCAGAGCCGACTTCAACAGCTGCACAGCAGAGCACAACAATACAAGCCCAAGAAACTGCACCTACAAACAGGAGCACCATTTACTCTTCCTTTACAAGTCCGACTTCTTTGCCTACAACAAACGCCACCAGCAAAATGGCAGCATCTGCTAACAGCACCATAGAAAGTCTTACAACCAGCCTGCCCACAGGTTCTGTTAATGGAACTCCTGCTGTAGATGCTAATACTACATTTCTGACCACCACATTTCAGACAAGTACTAAAACTTCTGTtactaaaatgaatataaag gTTATTTGtcagaaaaaagtttttgataacACAAATCTCAAGTTGAAAACGAATGTCTCCAGGAGCTGT AACTCAGATATCATCAAGGATCAATATGAAGATCTCCAGAAAATGTGCAAAGCAGTGAGACCTGTAATGGAGTCTACAGAGCAATGCAACATAGTTCTTGGTTATAATGACAAGTGGATTGATAGGGTGGAAGTACTGGATGTTGCAGTGGAAA caCGTTTAACTCAAAATGCCCTTCATGAAGCTCTGAAGAACTTAACAGATGAG GGTGGAAAATCcttatttttaacaaataaaatagaaactattgATGAAGATTGGTTAAGCATGCCTCTAATAATCACTATCGTGTGTTTGGCTGTGTCCCTGCTGCTCATTGCAGCTATTTATGGATGCTGGCACCAGAGGCAAACTCATAAAAGAGAGCAG AGGCTTACAGAGGAACTTCAAACCATGGAGAATGGATACCATGATAATCCAACTCTGGAGGTCATGGAGACAGCTCCAGAGATGCAGGAGAAAAAAGGTGGTCTGAATGGAGAGCTTGGGGATAGCTGGATTGTTCCACTGGATAACTTAAGAGAGGACCTTGAAGAAGAAGAGGACACCCATTTATAA